In the genome of Fusarium poae strain DAOMC 252244 chromosome 1, whole genome shotgun sequence, the window ATGCAGTACCTCCTTACTGCCGAGTTGTTCCCTCTCCGCATTCGTGCCCTTGCCACCTCTTGGGCCATGACTCTTCACTTTGCCAACCAATACGGCAACTCCCGTGCTGTTCCCAACATGTTGCTCCCCGTTGCCAAGGGCGGTATCTCTCCCAAGGGTACTTTCTGGTGCTTCGCCGCCGTTACCTTTGTCGGTGGTCTCTGGGTCTATTTCTCCGTTCCCGAGACTAGTGGTCGCAGCCTCGAGAACATGGACGAGCTCTTTGAGCTTCCTTGGTACAAGATTGGTCTTCACGGTAACAAGCACGTCGAGGAGCTTGACGAGGCCcgtgatgagaagaagcgcTATGCTGATGAGGCCAACGCCACTGGCATTGAGCTCGAGCACCAGCGCAAGCAGGATGCATAAATGGTTACAAAAGCGGGAAATTGGCTTGGCAGTGCCACGGCCTTGGTATATAGTTACGAAACCTATGAATACCTATGATTGAGTAAAATTTTATTCGTTATGATACACTGAAGACTCTCCTTTCTTAATACCCGTGATGCGTTCCATCCCCCCCCGCCATATTTGATCAAATTGCCCATCCTACAGAGGACCTGCTAAGTCTTAGGgcaagaaaaataaatagcctaagaagACTgatctaagtagcataagtTGACCTAattatttcgtctcttatgttcCTGGCGGTCAGATTTTCCCATACTCTGAGGTTGTGGTGGATTGCAGTAGGCTTGGCCCATGATTTTGGATGCCAAGAACGCAATGTTTTCTGCGCTGTGGTCCTCTGGCAACACGGTCGGTCAGGATGCCCCCACGACCTGAATATTATCTTGAGTAAGAGAAGTCTCTATTTTGCCATTTTGACAAATTTGATTGAACAAGTCAATGTTATGCTGATGCGGAAGTGCTGGAACGGCAAGAACAAACGCTTGGGCCACGAGGACAGTCGACTCATGCAATCAACCAACGCTTCCTTCCATGCTTAAATGGACCATACACAGACTCAAAATTTACCGTTTAAATCTTCGAAGATGATCATCATGGCCCAGCATAGTCAACCCTTTGCTTGCATGGATATTATTCGCGGGAGGGCATGACACGTCAACATCTTGCGCATCTGCGTGTAAGTCTGTGCGGCGCTTAAGTGAGGggccttctttctttttttgttgtcCTGTTGCCATGAGCTGATGATTTCCAGCAAAGTGTTTCCATCCGAAGTGCAGAAACAAGATGCCGCGCTTCAGGAACTCGAATCCAGCTGACAAAAGCTGCCTTTCATCTCTTGTATCACTAGTGCGACGCCGACCAAAGAGCACGGCTCACAGTCCTGCACCTGTGCCCACTCCGGAGGATGACATCCAGCCTCCGCCGAGCGCTGCCGAGACTCAAACAGCAATCTTACCCGATGCAGGCGTGTCGAATGCCTCTTCCTCTCCTATAGAGAATGACGTCGAAGACCAAGGAAAGAACCCGATCCGAATACAGGGAGAATCAGAACTCTGGTACGAGGCTTTGCGTAAAAGCGATGATCAGATTAGAGAGGCCATCCAGGGATATCGTATCTCTACCAGAGATGAGATTGAAGCGGCTAAATTAATAGCCATGGTGCGAGATAAACAAGAAAACTTTGCGAACACAACAGCAAAGATCAAAATTGGGAATCGCGAGATCATATGGCGGGATCATGCCACCCGTGTCGTCACATGGGTAACCAACATTGGTGATATTGCTGTACCCTTTGCCCCAAGCCCATCTTCCACTGTGTGGTCGGCATTGAAGGTTCTGATGCAGGTATGTTGCGATATTGTAACGATGCTATGTCCAAGAGCTTACTGGATGTATAGGCCCATGTATCACAGTGTGAAGACCTTGTTGCCATTCTGGACTGTGCTGAGAAGGTACTCCGACTAGTCCAACGAGGGAGGACCTACGAAGCTGTCTATCTACAGCAACTGAGTCATAAACACTCGGAGTCAAGAGAGAGCCTAAGAAATGCTCTGATTGAGGCATACAAGCAGGCTCTCAAGCTCCTCATTCATGCCGCTGATCAGTTTCAAAAGGGCAAGGGACAACGCTTCGTTGACGCGCTCATGAACCCCAAGCAAGGAGAAACTCTGGTAAATGACTTAACGAAGGCAGAAGAGAACTTATCAAGAGCAGTACAAGCTTCAGAGTCTGAACACAGGCAAATGGACAACGCAGAAACTAGAAGGCTTCTTGAGCGGCTGAGCGGGCCACTACGATACATTGACGACAAGGTTGGCGTGATGCTTCAACACATCGAGCAGTCTACGCTTTACGACGCTCTAATGTCTATCAGCGACGTTGATGTCGCTGGACAACATGAGATGAGAACCCTTAAAAGAACAAAAGGAACTTGCGAGTGGTTACTGGAACATGAGAAATTTCGCTGCTGGGAAGATTCTTATGATTCGCCAATCTTATGGCTCAAAGGGAGAGGTTTGTTCACATGTTTTGTTGTTGTGAAGCTTGTATTGACAAATTTTAGTTGGCACTGGCAAGTCGACTCTAACCTCAAAAGTCGTTGATCGTTACCGTATCCCCGTCGAAGAACTGGTAAACCAGCCCGCGATTGACGAAGGCTTCGCATTCTTTTACTGCAGCAAAAGTGGGACAAAAGGTTCAAAGGATGACATGTTCATCCAGGTCCTAAGAAGCTTCCTTCGTCAACTCGCAACAGTGCCTCATCATCCGGAAAAGATTGACCCAGACCTGATCAAGCTATGTCAGGCGATGAAGACCAAGAACCAAACATTATCGATTGAAAGCTGCCAAAAGCGCATCGCTACACTTATAGAGATCTATCCTCGTACAATTATTGTTCTCGACGCCTTGGACGAATGCGATAGGTCAACCAGGCACGAATTGATCGCCTTCTTTACGGATCTCATAGACAAGTCTTCCCATCCGGTCAAAGTTGTTATTTCCAGTCGTGATGAAGACGATATCAGAAGACTCCTGTCGACTAAGAATGTCCTGAGTATCGATGTTGACCGTAAGAACGAGAAGGATATTGAGACGTATCTTGACACAGAATTGGCGAGGGCCTGTGATCACTGGTCACCGAGGATCAAGAAAAAGGTCAAGCAGAAGCTTATTGAAGGTAGCATGGGAATGTATGGCTCCGACTCTTTTACTCATTGTTGTTTGTTGACAGGTCTAGGTTTCGATGGACGTACTTGCAAATGGAGCAGCTCAAAGACCTTGTGTCAGATGAAGCTGTGGACGAAAGACTGGGTAAACTACCGAAGGATCTTACGAAAGCATATGATGAGCTTTACAACAGCTTGGAGACACACGATCGCGTGTTGCTCCAGAGGATGGTAAAGTGGCTTATACATGGAGCGGAATCATTGTCTACCTCGGCCATGCTCTCGGCCATCCGATTGTCCGAGGCCAAGGACGACCACTGCCACATCTCTATACATACATCGACTAAGCTCAGTGAGTCTCAGCTGCAGGTTATAGGCCGACATTTGGTTGTGTCTGATAATTCTATACATGATCATCGTCGAACCCACAGGTACAAAACAGCTTGTCGTCGCGTTTGGAGATTTGCACACGCCTCTGTCACAGAATACTTTGAGGACCATCATCAAAGCTGGTCGGGCGATAGCGCCGTGATGGAGCTAGCCAGACTATCAGTCCTGAAAGCCATTGATCTCTACCCAAATAGGGGTTTCGGAAAGACAGAGCATGAGAATTCCGAAAATAGCACAAATAGTGCAAATTATGGCATTGGAGCACATTCCTATTCTGATACATATCGACAATTTAGAGATCAGTCAGAGTTTGAGCAGTATGTAACAGACCTCTGGCCTTGGCACATTCAAGCCGTGCAGCGAAGGTCGTTGCGATGCCCGGATCTGTCAGTGCTTCTAGAGCGATTTCTAATCGCACCGAATGAGACACATATCTCTAGCCAAAGATATAGGAATTGGAAATCGACCACGTCCGACCGTTTTCAACGTTTCTTTGGCGTATGGAAGTCAGAATTGGAACCCATTGAAAACCCGTTTTTCGCAATTTGGTCCTTGGATCTGTACGCTGCAGCAGAAGATTGGGTTGAACCTCGGATGGACCTTCTCGAGGTTAATAAGTACGGCAATGATGCTTTAGCTCTTGCAGCATTCCAGGGTCATGTTGATCTTTGTCGTCAGCTTATTCTCAAAGGGGTTAACGTTGATAGAATTCTTCCCAGCGGGTTAAGCGCATTGTACATAGCCATCGCCTGGAATCAAGTGTCTTGCGTCAAGCTACTACTCCAGAAGGGCGCAAACCCCAATCAGAATACGAATCATCGACCTCTCTGCAATGCTTTAGATTTGAGCAAGGAGGCGGTTGAAGTTCTATTACAGTACAGGGCAGATCCAAATCTCGTTTGCCATGACACAGATTGCTTCGAGTGGCCTCTTGGAAAGGCTATGCACATGGGCGTTGAAACCAAGGTGATGGAGAGATTTATAGAGGCTGGGGCGAGTCTGAATTTACAAATAGGGGTATATGGAGGACCGCTTGCAGAAGCGGCTTGGAAGGGGAGCTTGTCTTATGCTAAACTTTTTGTCGACAACGGGGCTCAAGTGAATGCGCACCTTACAGTTGGAAAGTACGGAACT includes:
- a CDS encoding hypothetical protein (TransMembrane:1 (o1084-1104i)) — encoded protein: MPRFRNSNPADKSCLSSLVSLVRRRPKSTAHSPAPVPTPEDDIQPPPSAAETQTAILPDAGVSNASSSPIENDVEDQGKNPIRIQGESELWYEALRKSDDQIREAIQGYRISTRDEIEAAKLIAMVRDKQENFANTTAKIKIGNREIIWRDHATRVVTWVTNIGDIAVPFAPSPSSTVWSALKVLMQAHVSQCEDLVAILDCAEKVLRLVQRGRTYEAVYLQQLSHKHSESRESLRNALIEAYKQALKLLIHAADQFQKGKGQRFVDALMNPKQGETLVNDLTKAEENLSRAVQASESEHRQMDNAETRRLLERLSGPLRYIDDKVGVMLQHIEQSTLYDALMSISDVDVAGQHEMRTLKRTKGTCEWLLEHEKFRCWEDSYDSPILWLKGRVGTGKSTLTSKVVDRYRIPVEELVNQPAIDEGFAFFYCSKSGTKGSKDDMFIQVLRSFLRQLATVPHHPEKIDPDLIKLCQAMKTKNQTLSIESCQKRIATLIEIYPRTIIVLDALDECDRSTRHELIAFFTDLIDKSSHPVKVVISSRDEDDIRRLLSTKNVLSIDVDRKNEKDIETYLDTELARACDHWSPRIKKKVKQKLIEGSMGMFRWTYLQMEQLKDLVSDEAVDERLGKLPKDLTKAYDELYNSLETHDRVLLQRMVKWLIHGAESLSTSAMLSAIRLSEAKDDHCHISIHTSTKLSESQLQVIGRHLVVSDNSIHDHRRTHRYKTACRRVWRFAHASVTEYFEDHHQSWSGDSAVMELARLSVLKAIDLYPNRGFGKTEHENSENSTNSANYGIGAHSYSDTYRQFRDQSEFEQYVTDLWPWHIQAVQRRSLRCPDLSVLLERFLIAPNETHISSQRYRNWKSTTSDRFQRFFGVWKSELEPIENPFFAIWSLDLYAAAEDWVEPRMDLLEVNKYGNDALALAAFQGHVDLCRQLILKGVNVDRILPSGLSALYIAIAWNQVSCVKLLLQKGANPNQNTNHRPLCNALDLSKEAVEVLLQYRADPNLVCHDTDCFEWPLGKAMHMGVETKVMERFIEAGASLNLQIGVYGGPLAEAAWKGSLSYAKLFVDNGAQVNAHLTVGKYGTALAAAIFGSYFAMVKYLIEEAGADVRKMISCLPFPRPEVSQRYESWGEDIKRYLIKKGYMDEEDLEYIVYNDSNIEKPLL